In one window of Gorilla gorilla gorilla isolate KB3781 chromosome 2, NHGRI_mGorGor1-v2.1_pri, whole genome shotgun sequence DNA:
- the DNAJB8 gene encoding dnaJ homolog subfamily B member 8, whose amino-acid sequence MANYYEVLGVQASASLEDIKKAYRKLALRWHPDKNPNNKEEAEKKFKQVSEAYEVLSDSKKRSLYDCAGCDSWRAGGGASTPYHSPFDTGYTFRNPEDIFREFFGGLDPFSFEFWDSPFNSDCGGRGHGLRGAFSAGFGEFPAFMEAFSSFNMLGCSGGSHTTFSSTSFGGSSSGSSRFKSVTSSTEMINGHKVTTKRIVENGQERVEVEEDGQLKSVTVNGKEQLKWMDSK is encoded by the coding sequence ATGGCTAACTACTACGAAGTGCTGGGCGTGCAGGCCAGCGCTTCCCTGGAGGACATCAAGAAAGCCTACCGCAAGCTGGCCCTTCGTTGGCACCCCGACAAGAACCCTAACAATAAGGAGGAGGCGGAGAAGAAGTTCAAGCAGGTGTCTGAGGCCTATGAGGTTCTGTCTGACTCCAAGAAACGCTCCCTGTATGACTGTGCCGGCTGTGACAGCTGGAGGGCTGGTGGCGGGGCCAGCACGCCCTACCACAGCCCCTTCGACACCGGCTACACCTTCCGTAACCCTGAGGACATCTTCCGGGAGTTTTTCGGTGGCCTGGACCCTTTCTCCTTTGAGTTCTGGGACAGCCCATTCAATAGTGACTGTGGTGGCCGGGGCCATGGCCTGAGGGGGGCCTTCTCGGCAGGCTTTGGAGAATTTCCGGCCTTCATGGAGGCCTTCTCATCCTTCAACATGCTGGGCTGCAGCGGGGGCAGCCACACCACCTTCTCATCCACCTCCTTCGGGGGCTCCAGTTCTGGCAGCTCGAGGTTCAAGTCGGTGACGTCGTCCACCGAGATGATCAATGGCCACAAGGTCACCACCAAGCGCATCGTGGAGAACGGGCAGGAGCGCGTGGAGGTGGAGGAAGACGGGCAGCTCAAGTCGGTGACTGTGAACGGCAAGGAGCAGCTCAAATGGATGGACAGCAAGTAG